From one Chanodichthys erythropterus isolate Z2021 chromosome 3, ASM2448905v1, whole genome shotgun sequence genomic stretch:
- the LOC137015082 gene encoding galactose-specific lectin nattectin-like, whose protein sequence is MALWTVYLSLGLLVALNASVETHPVEKNKHCNTCREGWSAFGCRCFKFFNIPQTWSRAEKFCLYYNGNLASVHSHDEYMFIQRMIRQTTHATPYTWIGGHDAPEEGIWLWSDGTQMNYQIWSPGEPNNESNEHCLEMNSVHGNWNDHKCHEKKPFVCAY, encoded by the exons ATGGCGTTGTggactgtctatctgtctctcgGTCTTCTGGTTGCTTTGAATGCTTCAG tgGAAACGCATCCTGTTGAAAAGAATAAACATTGCAACA CCTGTCGGGAAGGATGGTCTGCCTTTGGATGCAGATGCTTCAAGTTTTTCAATATCCCTCAAACATGGTCTAGAGCTGAG AAATTCTGTTTGTACTATAATGGGAACCTTGCTTCTGTACACAGCCATGATGAGTACATGTTCATACAGAGGATGATTAGACAAACAACTCATGCCACACCATATACCTGGATCGGAGGCCATGATGCTCCTGAG GAGGGAATATGGCTCTGGAGTGATGGAACCCAAATGAACTATCAAATATGGTCTCCTGGAGAACCCAATAACGAAAGCAATGAGCACTGCCTTGAGATGAACTCTGTCC ATGGCAACTGGAATGATCACAAATGTCATGAAAAGAAGCCCTTTGTGTGTGCGTACTGA